The nucleotide sequence CGATCTTCACGGCGCGGGTGCAGGGGGCGCAGCCGATGGAGGGGAAGCCGCGGTCGTGCAGCACGTTGTAGGGGATGAAGTTGTCGCGCACGAAGCGATCGACGTCGGCCCGCGACCAGTCGGCGAGCGGGTTGACCTTGATCAGGCCGCGGCCCTCGTCGGCCTCCGCCAGCGGCGTGTCGGCCCGGTTGGCGGACTGTCCGGCGCGCAAGCCCGTGAACCACGCCGCCGCGCCGTCGAGCGCCCGGCTCAACGGCTCGACCTTGCGGACGCCGCAGCAGGCCTGCCGCGCGGCGACCGAGTGGCGGAAGCCGTTGATGCCCTCCGCCGCGACGAACGCCTCCTCGGCCGTCCGCTCCGGCGCGTAGGCGCGAATGCGGATGCCGTAGGCGGCCTCCGTCTCGGTCCAGACGTCGTAGGTCTCGGGGAAGAGCCGACCGGTATCGAGGGTGACGATCTCGGTGCGGCCCTTATGCAAGGCGAGCGCGTGGGTCAGCGCCTGATCCTCGATGCCGAGGCTGGTGGTGAAGACGAGCCGGCCCGGGATGCGGCCCTCCACGAGGCGGATGCGCCCCGCGAGATCCAGCCCCGCCATCTGGCTGGCGAGGTCCCCGGCCGCCCGGACGAGGGCAGCGGTCATGTGCGTAAAATCGATTTGCCTGCTTGTCGGAGTTCTGAAATGTTCGCTATAACGAACGCTGTCAAGGCGTCGGAGCCGCCGCGCACGCAATCCTCTGCTGCGGCGCGAACGAGGCGGCAACGGCTGCGGCAGCGGATCGTTGCCCACGTATGAAAAATTCTTCTCGGCGGAGCCTGCCGGCCGCCAGGGTCGTGCCGGCGGCCCGGCCCACCGAGAGACACCCTCGCCACCCCTTTCGGAGAGGCCCCCTTGGACTCGATCGACCTGAAGATCCTCGCGCTCCTGCAGAAGGACGCCACGCTCTCCATCGCCGCCATCGGCGAGCAGGTCGGGCTGTCGCAGACCCCGTGCTGGAAGCGGATTCAACGGCTCGAAGCGGATGGCGTCATCGACCGGCGCGTCGCCGTGCTCGATCCGGTGAAGCTCGGGCTCGGGCTCACCGTGTTCGTCTCGATCGAGACCGCCGACCACTCCAAGGACTGGCTGGAGCGCTTCGCCGACCGCATCTCCGCGATG is from Methylorubrum populi and encodes:
- a CDS encoding phosphoadenylyl-sulfate reductase: MTAALVRAAGDLASQMAGLDLAGRIRLVEGRIPGRLVFTTSLGIEDQALTHALALHKGRTEIVTLDTGRLFPETYDVWTETEAAYGIRIRAYAPERTAEEAFVAAEGINGFRHSVAARQACCGVRKVEPLSRALDGAAAWFTGLRAGQSANRADTPLAEADEGRGLIKVNPLADWSRADVDRFVRDNFIPYNVLHDRGFPSIGCAPCTRAVKIGEDERAGRWWWEQESRKECGLHLHRPEGDVAPGQEAAAFEEPASAAIAREQRRELV
- a CDS encoding Lrp/AsnC family transcriptional regulator, translating into MDSIDLKILALLQKDATLSIAAIGEQVGLSQTPCWKRIQRLEADGVIDRRVAVLDPVKLGLGLTVFVSIETADHSKDWLERFADRISAMPEVLEFYRMAGDVDYMLRVVVADMAAYDTFYKNLIATLPLKNVTSRFAMEKVKSTTALPLPAPPPRGRAEPRLAVVGE